Proteins from a single region of Peromyscus eremicus chromosome 9, PerEre_H2_v1, whole genome shotgun sequence:
- the Gjb6 gene encoding gap junction beta-6 protein: MDWGTLHTVIGGVNKHSTSIGKVWITVIFIFRVMILVVAAQEVWGDEQEDFVCNTLQPGCKNVCYDHFFPVSHIRLWALQLIFVSTPALLVAMHVAYYRHETARKFIRGEKRNEFKDLEDIKRQKVRIEGSLWWTYTSSIFFRIIFEAAFMYVFYFLYNGYHLPWVLKCGIDPCPNLVDCFISRPTEKTVFTVFMIAASVICMLLNVAELCYLLLKLCFRRSKRTQAQRNHPNHALKESKQNEINELISDSGQNAITSFPS, translated from the coding sequence ATGGATTGGGGGACCCTGCACACTGTCATCGGTGGTGTGAACAAGCACTCCACCAGTATAGGGAAGGTGTGGATCACAGTCATCTTTATTTTCCGAGTCATGATCCTTGTGGTGGCGGCCCAGGAAGTATGGGGTGATGAGCAGGAGGACTTTGTGTGCAACACCCTGCAGCCAGGGTGCAAGAATGTCTGCTACGACCACTTCTTCCCGGTATCCCACATCCGGCTCTGGGCCCTGCAGCTCATCTTCGTGTCCACGCCAGCACTGCTGGTGGCCATGCATGTGGCCTACTACAGACATGAAACAGCCCGTAAGTTTATCCGTGGGGAGAAGAGGAATGAATTTAAAGACCTGGAGGACATCAAACGGCAGAAGGTACGCATCGAGGGCTCGCTGTGGTGGACATACACCAGCAGCATCTTCTTCCGCATCATCTTTGAAGctgccttcatgtatgtgttCTACTTCCTCTACAATGGGTACCATCTGCCCTGGGTGCTGAAATGCGGCATTGATCCCTGCCCCAATCTTGTGGACTGCTTTATTTCGAGGCCAACCGAGAAAACAGTGTTTACGGTGTTTATGATTGCCGCATCTGTGATTTGCATGCTGCTCAATGTGGCCGAGCTGTGTTACCTGCTGCTAAAATTGTGTTTCAGGAGATCCAAAAGAACACAGGCGCAGAGGAACCATCCCAACCATGCCCTGAAAGAGAGCAAGCAGAATGAAATTAATGAGCTGATCTCAGATAGCGGTCAGAACGCAATCACAAGTTTCCCAAGTTAA
- the Gjb2 gene encoding gap junction beta-2 protein yields the protein MDWGTLQSILGGVNKHSTSIGKIWLTVLFIFRIMILVVAAKEVWGDEQADFVCNTLQPGCKNVCYDHYFPISHIRLWALQLIFVSTPALLVAMHVAYRRHEKKRKFMKGEIKNEFKDIEEIKTQKVRIEGSLWWTYTTSIFFRVIFEAVFMYVFYIMYNGFFMQRLVKCNAWPCPNTVDCFISRPTEKTVFTVFMISVSGICILLNITELCYLFIRYCSGKSKRPV from the coding sequence ATGGATTGGGGCACGCTACAGAGTATCCTCGGGGGTGTCAACAAACACTCCACCAGCATTGGGAAAATCTGGCTCACCGTCCTATTCATTTTCCGCATCATGATCCTCGTGGTGGCTGCAAAAGAGGTGTGGGGAGATGAGCAAGCCGATTTTGTGTGCAACACCCTCCAGCCTGGCTGCAAGAATGTGTGCTACGATCACTACTTCCCCATCTCTCACATCCGGCTCTGGGCCCTGCAGCTGATCTTCGTGTCCACGCCAGCCCTCCTGGTAGCCATGCATGTGGCCTACAGGAGACacgaaaagaaaaggaagttcaTGAAGGGAGAGATAAAGAATGAGTTTAAGGACATTGAAGAGATCAAAACCCAGAAGGTCCGTATCGAAGGGTCCCTCTGGTGGACCTACACCACCAGCATCTTCTTCCGGGTCATCTTCGAAGCTGTCTTCATGtatgtcttttacatcatgtacaATGGCTTCTTCATGCAGCGTCTAGTGAAATGCAATGCTTGGCCTTGTCCTAATACAGTGGACTGCTTCATTTCCAGGCCCACAGAAAAGACTGTCTTCACGGTGTTCATGATTTCGGTATCTGGAATTTGCATCCTGCTAAATATCACAGAATTGTGCTATTTGTTCATTAGATATTGTTCAGGAAAGTCAAAAAGACCAGTTTAA